A genomic window from Aestuariirhabdus litorea includes:
- the fliD gene encoding flagellar filament capping protein FliD, with protein sequence MSIQGINSGLDIPAIVNALVNADGAPKSAQLDRVENRAVTSISALGKLQGATSTFQSALDDLNDPELFNRRAASSGDKSLFTLSADSSAGAGSYDIAVERLAESHKIATQAFADTTTAIGTGTLTLGQGADSFDITLTAENNTLEGLRDAINNAEDNPGISATIVTDDDGARLVLSSGETGTDNQLSITVKDDDGNEQGSAVDPNAGIFDLIYNPDPVTGNGSKELNAAQNALLKIDGLSVTRQSNTISDAIEGVTFTLKAAQSAEDIAAGKTVGANISVDKGAARSKIDEFVKAYNSLIDVTKELTAVVGVGGDDKAPVAGPLVGDSSVRNLVSQLRSQLVKPAGDEGDAFRFLADLGITTTKEGKLEVDSSALDTALDEDIAGVAGFLAGENGLMGRLSETVDPYLGPDGLFQTRVDNLNERLSDVDNDREALNLRLVKLEQRLNNQFNTMDQLVGQFNGTLEYITGALKNLPGVVRQSNDK encoded by the coding sequence GTGTCAATTCAAGGTATCAATTCCGGTCTCGATATTCCTGCTATTGTGAATGCATTGGTGAATGCTGATGGCGCTCCCAAGTCTGCACAGCTGGATCGGGTAGAAAACCGAGCAGTAACCTCCATTTCGGCACTGGGCAAGCTCCAGGGAGCCACCTCAACCTTCCAGTCCGCTCTGGATGACCTTAATGATCCCGAGCTGTTTAATCGTCGAGCGGCAAGCAGTGGTGATAAATCACTCTTCACTTTGAGTGCGGATAGCTCCGCCGGTGCGGGGAGCTACGATATCGCCGTTGAGCGCCTGGCCGAGAGCCATAAGATTGCGACCCAGGCCTTTGCCGATACTACAACGGCGATTGGTACCGGCACGCTCACTCTGGGGCAGGGTGCCGACAGCTTCGATATCACCTTGACCGCAGAGAACAATACCCTTGAAGGGCTGCGTGATGCGATCAATAACGCCGAAGACAATCCAGGTATCTCCGCGACTATCGTCACCGATGACGATGGCGCCCGGCTGGTCCTCTCCAGTGGTGAGACGGGTACCGATAATCAGCTCTCCATTACCGTTAAAGACGACGACGGTAATGAGCAGGGGAGCGCTGTTGACCCGAATGCCGGGATTTTTGATCTGATTTATAACCCGGACCCTGTGACGGGCAATGGCTCGAAGGAGCTGAATGCAGCGCAGAATGCGCTATTGAAAATCGATGGGCTTTCGGTAACCCGTCAGTCTAATACCATCAGCGATGCGATCGAGGGGGTTACTTTTACCCTGAAAGCGGCTCAAAGCGCTGAGGATATTGCCGCTGGCAAAACGGTGGGCGCTAATATCTCTGTGGACAAGGGGGCCGCGCGTTCAAAGATCGATGAGTTTGTAAAAGCCTATAACAGCCTGATTGATGTCACTAAAGAGCTGACCGCTGTGGTGGGCGTCGGGGGGGATGATAAAGCTCCTGTTGCCGGTCCGCTGGTCGGTGACTCCTCGGTTCGAAACCTGGTGAGTCAGTTACGCTCCCAGTTGGTCAAACCTGCAGGGGATGAGGGGGATGCTTTCAGGTTCCTGGCGGATCTCGGTATCACCACCACCAAGGAAGGCAAGCTCGAGGTCGATAGCAGTGCGCTGGATACCGCGCTTGATGAGGATATCGCTGGGGTTGCCGGTTTCCTGGCCGGTGAAAATGGTTTGATGGGGCGTTTAAGCGAGACAGTGGACCCCTATCTGGGCCCTGACGGTCTCTTCCAGACCCGGGTAGATAACCTTAACGAGCGGCTCAGTGATGTCGACAATGACCGGGAGGCGTTGAACCTCCGTCTCGTTAAACTCGAACAGCGACTCAATAACCAGTTCAATACCATGGATCAGCTGGTTGGGCAGTTTAATGGCACCCTCGAGTACATCACCGGCGCGCTCAAGAACCTGCCGGGTGTCGTGCGCCAAAGCAACGATAAATAA
- a CDS encoding flagellar protein FlaG: protein MDIDNTLSMARIATEARVVSVAKPAAENRSSAEVIEARQQAQQAQAQKAAEQQEVSRQQVDDAVSNLNDFVQNIRRDLSFQVDEEAGEVIVQVTDYQTGEMIRQIPSEEALELAERLSEARSLLFEAKA from the coding sequence ATGGATATTGATAACACACTGAGCATGGCCCGAATCGCTACCGAAGCGAGAGTGGTAAGCGTTGCCAAACCGGCAGCGGAGAACCGTTCTTCTGCGGAGGTGATTGAGGCCAGGCAACAAGCCCAGCAGGCGCAGGCTCAAAAGGCTGCAGAGCAGCAGGAAGTCAGCCGGCAGCAGGTGGATGATGCCGTCTCCAACCTCAATGACTTTGTCCAGAATATTCGTCGCGACCTGAGTTTTCAGGTAGACGAGGAGGCTGGTGAGGTTATTGTCCAGGTAACCGATTATCAAACAGGTGAAATGATTCGTCAGATCCCCTCGGAAGAGGCTCTGGAGTTAGCCGAAAGGCTCTCCGAAGCCCGCAGTTTGTTGTTTGAGGCCAAGGCCTGA
- a CDS encoding flagellin, translating into MALTVQTNVASLNTQRNLNNSSSALDTSMQRLSTGFRINSAKDDAAGLQISNRLTSQINGLNVAVRNANDGISLSQTAEGALSQSTDILQRMRDLALQSANGSNGATERQALNSEVSQLQSELNRISDTTSFGGLKLLDGSFGTKQFQVGANANETIGVAINSARATDIGANRLDVGYAATSQYGVVAAANAANVANATTGGTLTITGTNGSANATIAALGSAADYAAAVNAETGSTGVSADARTAVRLESLSAAGSYTFTLNGASIAAIISDATDLRDIATAINAQSGSTGVSATLVNNNASIELVSEAGDDIVIDDFVEATNNGATIAVQGLDYSGEDTLQGAVTLTETATGNTRAIGNVRFESSASFQLTGNVNTLLDGANTAATSALTSVDTIDISTQQGAQDAIGVLDAAIAGIDANRADLGAVQNRFEFTISNLQNISENSAAARSRIKDTDYAAETSELAKNQVLQQAGTSILAQANQLPQAVLSLLG; encoded by the coding sequence ATGGCTTTAACAGTACAAACCAATGTGGCCTCGCTGAACACCCAGCGGAACCTCAACAACTCTTCCAGTGCCCTGGACACCTCTATGCAGCGGTTGTCTACGGGTTTCCGTATCAATAGCGCAAAAGACGATGCCGCCGGTCTGCAGATCTCTAACCGCTTGACCTCTCAGATCAACGGTCTGAACGTGGCCGTGCGTAACGCCAACGACGGTATTTCTCTGTCACAGACCGCTGAAGGTGCGCTGTCACAGTCTACCGACATCCTGCAGCGTATGCGTGACCTGGCCCTGCAATCTGCCAACGGCAGTAACGGTGCAACCGAGCGTCAGGCACTGAACTCTGAAGTATCTCAGCTGCAGTCCGAGTTGAACCGTATCTCCGACACCACCAGCTTTGGTGGCTTGAAGCTGCTTGACGGCTCTTTCGGTACCAAGCAGTTCCAGGTGGGTGCCAACGCCAACGAGACCATCGGTGTGGCCATCAACTCTGCCCGTGCGACCGATATCGGTGCCAACCGCCTGGACGTAGGCTATGCGGCCACCAGTCAATACGGTGTTGTCGCCGCAGCAAATGCTGCTAATGTGGCTAACGCCACCACCGGTGGTACCCTGACCATTACCGGTACTAACGGTTCTGCCAACGCCACCATTGCGGCCCTTGGCTCTGCCGCCGATTATGCCGCTGCTGTGAATGCCGAGACCGGCTCCACCGGTGTCTCTGCCGACGCCCGTACCGCGGTTCGCCTTGAGAGCCTGAGTGCAGCCGGTAGCTACACCTTTACCCTGAACGGTGCTTCCATTGCCGCCATCATCTCTGATGCCACTGACCTGCGCGATATTGCTACTGCCATCAACGCCCAGTCCGGCTCTACCGGTGTCTCTGCGACTCTGGTAAACAACAATGCGTCTATCGAGCTGGTCAGTGAGGCGGGCGACGATATCGTGATCGACGATTTTGTTGAAGCCACCAACAACGGGGCTACCATCGCCGTTCAGGGGCTGGACTATTCTGGTGAAGATACTCTTCAAGGGGCCGTTACGCTAACCGAAACCGCCACCGGAAATACTCGGGCTATTGGTAACGTGCGCTTTGAATCCAGCGCTTCCTTCCAGTTGACCGGTAATGTGAATACCCTGCTGGATGGTGCCAACACCGCTGCTACCTCTGCCCTGACCTCTGTCGACACCATTGACATCAGTACTCAGCAGGGTGCGCAGGATGCGATCGGTGTGCTGGATGCGGCAATTGCCGGTATCGATGCCAACCGGGCTGACCTGGGTGCGGTTCAGAACCGCTTCGAGTTCACCATCTCTAACCTGCAGAACATCTCTGAGAACTCTGCTGCTGCCCGTAGCCGTATCAAGGATACTGACTACGCTGCCGAGACCTCTGAGCTGGCCAAGAACCAGGTGCTGCAGCAAGCCGGTACCTCAATCCTGGCGCAGGCGAATCAGCTGCCTCAGGCGGTACTGTCACTGCTGGGTTAA
- a CDS encoding flagellin, which translates to MALTVQTNVASLNTQRNLNNSSQALDTSMQRLSTGYRINSAKDDAAGLQISNRLTSQINGLHVAVRNANDGISLSQTAEGALQQSTDILQRMRDLSLQSANGSNGATERQALNSEVSQLQQELNRVADTTTFGGLKLLDGSYGTKQFQVGANANETIGVAINSARATDIGANRHDVTYSATGQYGVVLPAAGAAVPNATTGGDLTLTGGNGSAIVTIGAATSAADYAAAVNSETGTTGVSADARTALRLENLSAAGGFTMTINGQAVAAIISSPNDLRGLATAINAQSGTTGVAATLTDNNASIELVNEAGDDIVIGDFVESTNNGATIDVQGLDYSGTDTGQAVVTLTETTAGNTRAIGNVRFESSDSFQLTGSVNTLLDGAATAATSTLTSVDTIDISTQQGAQDAIGVLDAAIAGIDSNRAELGAVQNRFEFTISNLQNIAENSSAARSRIKDTDYAAETSELAKNQVLQQAGTSILAQANQLPQSVLSLLGQ; encoded by the coding sequence ATGGCCTTAACCGTTCAAACCAATGTGGCATCGCTCAATACGCAGCGAAACCTCAATAATTCATCCCAGGCGCTGGATACCTCCATGCAGCGGCTGTCTACAGGTTATCGCATCAATAGCGCGAAAGATGATGCAGCTGGCTTGCAGATATCCAATCGCCTGACATCCCAAATAAACGGCCTTCACGTTGCGGTGCGTAACGCAAATGACGGAATATCGCTTTCGCAGACGGCGGAAGGGGCCTTACAGCAGTCAACTGATATTCTGCAAAGAATGCGAGACCTTTCACTGCAGTCCGCAAATGGAAGCAATGGCGCAACCGAGCGCCAGGCACTGAACTCAGAAGTGTCGCAGCTGCAGCAGGAGTTGAACCGGGTAGCGGATACCACCACCTTTGGAGGGCTGAAGTTACTGGATGGCTCCTACGGTACCAAGCAGTTCCAGGTGGGTGCCAACGCCAACGAAACCATCGGTGTCGCCATCAACTCGGCTCGGGCAACGGATATCGGTGCGAACCGCCATGACGTAACCTATTCAGCAACCGGCCAGTATGGCGTGGTGCTGCCGGCCGCCGGTGCAGCGGTGCCGAATGCGACCACCGGTGGTGACCTTACCCTGACAGGGGGGAATGGGTCCGCGATTGTCACCATCGGCGCAGCCACTTCGGCAGCCGATTATGCCGCCGCTGTTAATTCAGAGACCGGTACTACGGGTGTGTCCGCAGATGCACGAACCGCCTTGCGCCTGGAAAACCTATCCGCAGCGGGCGGGTTTACCATGACCATTAATGGGCAAGCAGTTGCCGCCATTATCTCTTCACCGAACGACTTGCGGGGCCTGGCTACAGCTATCAACGCACAGTCGGGTACCACCGGTGTAGCGGCAACACTAACCGACAACAACGCTAGCATCGAGCTGGTTAATGAGGCGGGTGATGATATCGTCATCGGTGACTTTGTTGAGTCTACCAATAACGGGGCTACCATCGATGTGCAGGGGTTGGATTATTCCGGGACGGATACCGGGCAAGCTGTGGTAACCCTTACCGAAACCACTGCGGGTAACACCCGTGCCATCGGTAATGTTCGATTTGAATCCAGTGACTCATTTCAGCTCACCGGCAGTGTAAACACGCTGCTCGATGGCGCTGCCACTGCAGCGACCTCAACCCTGACCTCCGTTGATACCATCGATATCAGTACGCAACAAGGGGCACAGGATGCTATCGGTGTGCTGGATGCCGCGATCGCGGGCATTGATTCGAACCGGGCGGAGCTGGGTGCAGTCCAGAACCGCTTCGAATTTACCATCTCCAACCTGCAGAACATCGCGGAAAACTCATCGGCAGCCCGCAGCCGCATCAAGGATACCGACTACGCTGCAGAGACCTCCGAACTGGCCAAAAACCAGGTGCTGCAGCAGGCCGGTACCTCCATCCTCGCCCAGGCGAACCAGCTACCGCAGTCGGTGCTGTCGCTCCTTGGGCAGTAA
- the flgL gene encoding flagellar hook-associated protein FlgL produces the protein MRISTVQAFSNGVKGIQDNYNNVTRTQEQVSSGKRLLTAADDPVASTRLVQLAQERGRLDEYLANLDAAEGSLQTEESILTGIENVIYRLQEIAIQAGDGAQDSADKQALATEVEQRLDEMLDLMNSRNSRGEYIFGGNQGKQPPFSFDAANSTFVYNGDEGQREVQIAGSSFLPINDNGKRIFMDIPNETRVLTAAGTPNSGSAVINNGELLDNAQFDAYFDTLVGQPQQASLSFTPNAGVASGYDVFLIDANNPAPGVAIPAADVTVNGDGNLEVSVAAMGQKFTVAGTPAAGDQFDINRQEKIGLLDSVAGLAQTLRTANSTPTGGWETIFRVGTNISNINNGHTILLETRSEIGSRLNVVESTRTNHEDVKLINQSLQSDLEDLDYAEALSRLSFQSVILEAAQQSFVKISGLSLFNRL, from the coding sequence ATGCGTATCTCGACCGTTCAGGCTTTCAGCAATGGGGTCAAAGGGATTCAGGACAATTACAACAACGTGACCCGGACCCAGGAGCAGGTATCCAGCGGCAAGCGGCTGTTGACCGCTGCCGATGATCCGGTGGCCTCCACGCGCCTGGTGCAGCTGGCTCAGGAGCGGGGGCGGCTGGATGAGTATCTCGCCAACCTGGATGCGGCCGAGGGAAGCTTGCAGACGGAGGAGTCGATCCTCACGGGTATTGAAAATGTCATCTACCGGCTGCAGGAGATTGCCATTCAGGCCGGTGACGGAGCCCAGGATAGCGCCGACAAACAGGCGTTAGCGACTGAAGTGGAGCAGCGGCTTGATGAGATGCTCGACCTGATGAACTCCCGCAACTCCCGTGGTGAGTATATTTTCGGAGGCAATCAGGGCAAGCAGCCACCCTTCAGTTTCGATGCGGCCAATAGCACCTTTGTTTACAACGGGGATGAGGGTCAGCGTGAGGTGCAGATTGCCGGCTCCTCTTTTTTGCCGATCAATGACAATGGCAAGCGGATCTTCATGGATATCCCCAACGAAACCCGCGTGTTGACGGCGGCCGGAACCCCCAACTCGGGCAGTGCGGTCATCAATAATGGTGAGCTGCTCGATAACGCCCAGTTCGATGCCTATTTCGATACCCTGGTCGGTCAGCCGCAGCAGGCCTCATTGAGTTTTACCCCCAATGCCGGGGTGGCCTCCGGTTACGATGTGTTTTTGATTGATGCCAACAACCCTGCGCCAGGGGTAGCGATCCCGGCCGCAGATGTGACGGTCAATGGGGACGGCAACCTGGAGGTCTCCGTTGCCGCCATGGGGCAAAAGTTTACCGTTGCCGGTACACCGGCCGCTGGTGACCAGTTCGATATCAATCGCCAGGAGAAGATAGGGCTGCTCGATAGTGTGGCCGGATTGGCGCAAACCTTGCGGACAGCGAACAGCACCCCAACGGGTGGGTGGGAAACAATTTTTCGTGTCGGTACCAACATCTCCAATATCAACAATGGACACACGATATTACTGGAAACCCGGTCGGAGATAGGCTCACGTCTTAATGTTGTCGAGTCAACCCGCACAAACCATGAAGATGTAAAGCTGATCAACCAGTCCCTTCAGTCTGACCTTGAGGACCTGGACTATGCTGAGGCCCTTTCACGCCTTTCGTTTCAAAGCGTCATTCTCGAAGCTGCCCAACAGAGCTTCGTCAAGATCAGCGGACTCTCCCTGTTTAATCGGCTTTAA
- the flgK gene encoding flagellar hook-associated protein FlgK encodes MADLLNIGLSGLRVSQTSLTVTGHNVANLNTPGYSRQEATQVTRAPLYVGVGFLGSGVETDSIRRITSDILVSQLRENTFVSAEQEAFREQIEQLDSLLANTTTGLTPAITNFFKAMQTGAEDPSSIPSRQLILTESEGIASRFNTISDRLNQQTSLVNQQTRTVTDQINRLAKAVGDYNDAIAKAEVNNTPANDLHDAREETLRELAELIGITVTPQDDNTINVFVGTGQPLIVGAKVNALGVVPSTDDPERQEVAVSDGTSNQVVTNLLTGGELGGLLRYREEVLDPAFNEIGRLALVFSETINQQLSEGLDLTGNFGANLFRDINDPILMQQRVFPSSNGAGSALEVEITNAGQLTLSDYRLEFSSATNYTLTRLSDGVQSAGVIPAAPSTASVVSPDGFQINLTNNGFTAGERFYVSPTREGAEHIERVLQDPEELAFAAPLRGDADLANRGSGVISQPEVVSPFNSPDVIANQPFDIVFTDTQNFSFVDNSGNGLTITATPNPITPGQPNALTIDVTDGGGNTYQVTLDINGRPLAGDRFTIEFNQNGTSDNRNALKLVDLENKPTTLAGAGVNYADAYGELVEKVGTRTAQSRVDSQAAATILTQSQNARDSLSGVNLDEEAANLIRFENAYNASAQVISVARSIFDTLINTFR; translated from the coding sequence ATGGCTGATCTACTGAACATAGGATTGAGTGGCTTACGGGTAAGCCAGACCTCGTTGACCGTAACCGGTCATAACGTGGCGAACCTCAATACCCCCGGTTACTCCCGTCAGGAGGCGACCCAGGTGACGCGCGCTCCACTTTATGTGGGGGTGGGCTTTTTGGGTTCCGGTGTGGAAACCGACAGCATCCGTCGTATTACCAGCGATATTCTGGTCAGCCAGCTGCGGGAGAACACCTTTGTCAGTGCGGAGCAGGAGGCGTTCCGGGAGCAGATTGAGCAACTCGACTCCCTGCTCGCCAACACCACCACCGGCCTCACGCCGGCGATCACCAACTTTTTTAAAGCGATGCAGACCGGGGCGGAAGACCCCTCCAGCATCCCTTCTCGGCAGTTGATCCTGACCGAATCGGAAGGGATCGCCAGTCGCTTTAATACCATCAGTGATCGTCTTAACCAGCAAACCAGCCTGGTGAATCAGCAGACCCGCACGGTGACCGACCAGATCAACCGTTTGGCCAAAGCCGTGGGGGATTACAACGACGCCATCGCCAAAGCGGAGGTGAACAACACTCCGGCCAATGACCTCCACGATGCGCGGGAGGAAACCCTAAGAGAGCTGGCTGAGCTGATCGGTATTACCGTCACCCCGCAGGATGACAACACCATCAACGTCTTTGTCGGAACCGGCCAGCCGCTGATCGTGGGTGCCAAGGTCAATGCACTGGGGGTGGTGCCCAGCACTGATGATCCCGAGCGTCAGGAGGTTGCCGTTTCCGATGGCACCTCCAATCAGGTGGTGACCAATCTGCTCACCGGCGGCGAGCTCGGTGGACTGCTGCGTTACCGTGAAGAGGTGCTGGATCCCGCTTTCAACGAGATTGGGCGGCTGGCGCTGGTCTTTTCCGAGACCATCAACCAGCAGCTGTCGGAGGGGTTAGACCTGACCGGCAATTTTGGCGCGAACCTGTTTCGGGACATTAATGACCCCATCCTGATGCAGCAGCGGGTATTCCCCAGCAGTAACGGGGCCGGTAGTGCGCTGGAGGTGGAGATTACCAATGCGGGCCAGCTGACCCTGAGCGATTACCGCCTGGAGTTCAGCTCCGCCACCAACTACACATTGACCCGTCTTTCTGACGGCGTACAAAGTGCAGGCGTTATCCCTGCGGCTCCCTCGACGGCATCGGTGGTATCCCCCGATGGCTTCCAGATCAACCTGACCAACAACGGCTTTACCGCCGGTGAGCGCTTCTATGTTTCACCCACTCGTGAGGGGGCCGAGCATATCGAACGGGTACTGCAGGACCCGGAAGAACTGGCGTTTGCTGCTCCCCTGCGGGGAGATGCCGACCTCGCCAACCGGGGCAGCGGAGTGATCAGCCAGCCGGAAGTGGTGTCGCCTTTCAACTCGCCCGATGTGATCGCCAATCAGCCGTTTGATATTGTCTTTACCGATACCCAGAACTTCAGCTTCGTGGACAATAGCGGCAATGGGTTGACCATTACCGCGACCCCCAACCCGATCACCCCCGGACAGCCCAATGCGCTGACCATCGATGTGACCGATGGCGGCGGCAATACCTACCAGGTGACACTGGATATCAACGGCAGGCCGTTGGCCGGGGACCGCTTTACCATTGAGTTCAACCAGAACGGTACCTCCGACAACCGCAATGCCCTCAAGTTGGTGGACCTCGAAAATAAGCCCACTACGTTGGCCGGAGCGGGTGTCAACTACGCCGATGCTTATGGCGAGCTGGTGGAGAAAGTGGGAACCCGTACGGCCCAGTCGCGGGTTGACAGCCAGGCCGCGGCCACCATTTTGACCCAGTCGCAGAATGCGCGCGATAGCCTTTCCGGGGTAAACCTGGATGAAGAGGCGGCGAACCTGATTCGCTTTGAGAACGCCTACAATGCTTCTGCGCAAGTAATCTCAGTGGCTCGATCTATTTTTGATACCCTCATCAATACCTTCAGGTAG
- the flgJ gene encoding flagellar assembly peptidoglycan hydrolase FlgJ, with translation MNRTDLSLSHPTYRASAGGQVYTDLNSLQNLKQGGEGDSPEALRKVAQQFESLFISMMLKSMRDANAVFEEGNPFNSSESKMYRDMLDSQMAVSLAESGGMGLAEVLMRQLDKSPAARVDGGRDRFGPSEPQLDEVQVRKVMEKVGIRAPAETADVDRSAKAPQSVPQGQKVAAMERDEPIASPLDFIRKMMPYAREVADKLGISPKILVAQSALETGWGQKMIQGDKGNSFNLFGIKADSRWSGDSARVTTTEYRQGVALKEQADFRAYDSFQQSFEDYLAFLQQNARYQQALEHGGDAGQFLQGLQRAGYATDPAYADKILTIANNELFDEWK, from the coding sequence ATGAATCGCACCGATCTTTCACTGTCCCACCCTACCTACCGCGCCTCGGCGGGTGGGCAGGTCTATACCGACCTCAACAGCTTGCAAAATCTCAAGCAGGGAGGGGAGGGGGATTCCCCGGAGGCGCTGAGAAAGGTCGCCCAGCAATTTGAGTCGCTCTTTATCAGCATGATGCTGAAAAGCATGCGCGATGCCAATGCCGTGTTTGAGGAGGGTAACCCCTTCAATAGCAGCGAAAGCAAGATGTACCGCGACATGCTGGATAGCCAGATGGCCGTCAGCCTGGCGGAAAGCGGCGGCATGGGACTGGCCGAGGTCCTGATGCGCCAGCTCGATAAAAGCCCGGCCGCGCGCGTGGATGGCGGCCGTGACCGTTTTGGCCCCAGCGAGCCTCAGCTCGATGAGGTGCAGGTGCGAAAGGTAATGGAGAAGGTGGGGATTCGGGCGCCGGCTGAGACGGCCGATGTCGATCGCTCGGCCAAGGCTCCGCAATCAGTGCCCCAGGGGCAAAAGGTTGCCGCCATGGAGAGGGATGAACCGATCGCTTCTCCGCTGGACTTTATTCGCAAGATGATGCCCTACGCCCGTGAGGTCGCTGATAAGTTGGGCATCTCCCCGAAAATTCTGGTCGCCCAGTCGGCACTGGAGACCGGTTGGGGGCAGAAGATGATCCAGGGCGATAAGGGCAACAGCTTTAACCTCTTTGGCATCAAGGCGGATAGCCGCTGGTCGGGCGATAGCGCCCGGGTGACCACGACGGAATACCGGCAAGGGGTCGCACTTAAGGAACAGGCTGATTTCCGTGCCTACGACTCTTTCCAGCAGAGCTTCGAGGATTACCTGGCCTTTCTGCAGCAGAACGCGCGTTACCAGCAGGCGCTGGAGCACGGTGGCGATGCGGGCCAGTTTTTGCAGGGTTTACAGCGGGCCGGCTATGCAACGGATCCGGCATATGCCGACAAGATTTTGACCATTGCCAATAACGAGCTGTTTGACGAATGGAAGTAG
- a CDS encoding flagellar basal body P-ring protein FlgI has product MKQLTRILMLVFLALTSGLASAERIKDIASVAGVRSNQLVGYGLVMGLDGSGDKTSQTPFTVQTFKNMLAQFGIKMPPGSNPKLKNVAAVSVHAELPPFAKPGQKIDVTVSALGNAKSLRGGSLLMTELKGIDGQVYAIAQGNLVVGGLGVAGADGSKVTINVPTAGRIPNGALVERSVPSSFARGNSLVFNLKRYDFTTAKRVSEAINQLMGPGVAKALDGGSVEVAAPRDTAQRVTYMSVLENIEILPGEAPAKVIINSRTGTIVIGQNVRVSPAAVTHGSMVVSITEEAQVSQPNAFGAGETVVTPQSNIDVQQENNKMFLFQPGVTLAEIVQAVNQVGAAPGDLMAILEALKEAGALRAELVVI; this is encoded by the coding sequence ATGAAACAGCTAACGCGCATCCTTATGTTGGTTTTTCTGGCGCTAACCAGCGGCCTCGCCAGCGCCGAGCGGATCAAGGATATCGCTTCGGTGGCGGGGGTGCGGAGCAACCAGCTGGTGGGCTACGGCCTGGTGATGGGCCTGGACGGTAGTGGTGACAAGACCAGCCAGACACCTTTCACAGTCCAGACCTTCAAAAATATGCTGGCCCAGTTTGGTATCAAGATGCCGCCGGGCAGTAACCCCAAGCTAAAGAACGTGGCCGCGGTATCGGTGCACGCTGAGCTGCCTCCCTTTGCCAAACCGGGTCAAAAAATCGACGTCACCGTCTCTGCGCTGGGTAACGCAAAAAGCCTGCGCGGAGGTTCGCTGCTGATGACCGAGCTGAAAGGTATCGATGGCCAGGTCTACGCCATTGCCCAGGGCAATCTGGTCGTGGGGGGGCTGGGGGTGGCGGGAGCCGACGGTTCCAAAGTAACGATTAATGTGCCCACCGCCGGGCGCATACCCAACGGTGCGCTGGTGGAGCGCAGCGTTCCCTCCTCCTTTGCGCGGGGGAATTCGCTGGTGTTTAACCTCAAGCGCTATGACTTCACCACCGCCAAGCGGGTGAGCGAAGCGATTAACCAGCTGATGGGGCCGGGGGTTGCAAAGGCGCTGGATGGTGGTTCGGTTGAAGTAGCGGCACCTCGCGACACCGCGCAGCGGGTGACCTACATGTCTGTGTTGGAGAACATTGAGATCCTGCCGGGTGAAGCACCCGCCAAAGTGATCATCAACTCACGCACCGGCACCATTGTGATCGGCCAGAATGTCCGGGTATCGCCCGCCGCCGTCACCCACGGCAGCATGGTGGTCTCCATTACCGAGGAGGCCCAGGTGAGCCAGCCCAATGCGTTCGGCGCGGGGGAGACGGTGGTGACTCCCCAGAGCAATATTGACGTGCAGCAGGAGAACAACAAGATGTTCCTGTTCCAGCCCGGGGTGACCCTGGCGGAAATCGTGCAGGCGGTTAACCAGGTGGGGGCTGCACCCGGTGATTTGATGGCCATCCTGGAGGCCCTTAAAGAGGCCGGCGCCCTGCGTGCCGAGCTGGTGGTGATCTGA